Proteins encoded in a region of the Enoplosus armatus isolate fEnoArm2 chromosome 16, fEnoArm2.hap1, whole genome shotgun sequence genome:
- the thrb gene encoding thyroid hormone receptor beta, producing MSEPAEKCSPRWKDEAIQNGYIPSYLDKDELCVVCGDKATGYHYRCITCEGCKGFFRRTIQKNLNPTYACKYEGKCVIDKVTRNQCQECRFKKCIAVGMATDLVLDNSKRMAKRKLIEENRERRRKEELQKTVWDRLEPTQEEWDLIRMVTEAHMATNAQGNHWKQKRKFLPEDIGQASMVNTPEGNKVDIEAFSQFTKIITPAITRVVDFAKKLPMFCELPCEDQIILLKGCCMEIMSLRAAVRYDPESETLTLNGEMAVTRGQLKNGGLGVVSDAIFDLGVSLSSFNLDDSEVALLQAVILLSSDRPGLSSVARIERCQEEFLLAFEHYINYRKHKVAHFWPKLLMKVTDLRMIGACHASRFLHMKVECPTELFPPLFLEVFED from the exons ATGTCAG AGCCAGCAGAAAAATGCTCCCCCCGCTGGAAAGATGAGGCCATTCAAAATG GGTACATTCCAAGTTACCTGGACAAGGATGAGCTATGTGTAGTGTGCGGGGACAAAGCCACGGGCTACCACTATCGCTGCATTACCTGCGAAGGTTGCAAG GGTTTCTTCAGGCGGACGATCCAGAAGAATCTCAACCCAACCTACGCTTGTAAGTATGAGGGGAAATGCGTCATCGACAAAGTGACCAGAAACCAGTGCCAGGAATGCCGCTTCAAGAAGTGCATCGCGGTGGGAATGGCGACCGACT tggTGTTGGACAACAGCAAGAGGATGGCCAAGCGAAAGCTAATCGAGGAGAACCGTGAGCGCCGCCggaaggaggagctgcagaagacGGTGTGGGACCGACTGGAGCCCACCCAGGAGGAGTGGGACCTCATCCGTATGGTGACCGAGGCCCATATGGCCACGAACGCCCAGGGCAACCACTGGAAGCAGAAGCGGAAATTCCTG CCTGAGGATATTGGTCAAGCGTCCATGGTGAATACACCTGAAGGAAACAAAGTGGATATAGAAGCCTTCAGTCAGTTTACAAAAATTATCACCCCTGCCATAACCCGAGTGGTGGACTTTGCCAAAAAACTGCCTATGTTTTGTGAG CTGCCTTGTGAAGACCAGATCATCCTGTTGAAAGGCTGCTGCATGGAGATCATGTCGCTGCGGGCTGCCGTTCGCTACGATCCCGAGAGCGAGACCCTCACGCTCAACGGCGAGATGGCTGTCACGCGGGGACAGCTTAAGAACGGGGGCCTGGGCGTGGTCTCGGATGCCATCTTCGACCTTGGCGTGTCGCTGTCCTCCTTTAACTTGGATGACTCCGAGGTGGCTCTTCTGCAGGCTGTCATCCTGCTTTCATCCG atCGGCCGGGCCTGAGCAGCGTGGCGCGAATCGAGCGCTGCCAAGAGGAGTTCCTGCTGGCCTTTGAACATTACATCAACTACCGCAAACACAAAGTGGCGCATTTCTGGCCCAAGCTGCTAATGAAGGTGACGGACCTGCGGATGATCGGCGCCTGCCACGCCAGCCGATTCCTTCACATGAAAGTGGAGTGTCCCACCGAGCtattccctcctctcttcctggAGGTCTTCGAGGACTGA